In the Anastrepha obliqua isolate idAnaObli1 chromosome 1, idAnaObli1_1.0, whole genome shotgun sequence genome, one interval contains:
- the LOC129253077 gene encoding metallothionein-1-like yields MPCPCGSGCKCGSEPKTGNCGCGSACKCCPCGSGCKCGSQTQSGSCGCGSSCKCGQ; encoded by the exons atgccTTGCCCATGTGGAAGCG GTTGCAAATGCGGATCGGAACCTAAGACTGGCAATTGCGGTTGCGGTTCGGCGTGCAAATGCTGTCCCTGTGGAAGTG gTTGTAAATGCGGCTCACAAACACAAAGTGGCAGTTGCGGTTGCGGTTCCAGCTGTAAATGTGGCCAATAA
- the LOC129253078 gene encoding metallothionein-1-like: protein MPCPCGTGCKCGTQGQGNCGCGNGGTCQCGSGKGCCGK, encoded by the exons ATGCCGTGCCCCTGTGGAACTG gtTGCAAATGTGGCACTCAAGGCCAAGGAAATTGTGGTTGCGGTAACGGAGGAACCTGCCAATGTGGCAGTGGCAAAGGTTGCTGCGGTAAATGA